The Narcine bancroftii isolate sNarBan1 chromosome 11, sNarBan1.hap1, whole genome shotgun sequence genome has a window encoding:
- the gdpgp1 gene encoding GDP-D-glucose phosphorylase 1, protein MAAPTQHGRGPADGAAERGQGPQESPGPEPAFVYTDRDLFRSGIRWDGPRPRSRLDAALRSAWARRMEAGCFRYRLWGPELPSRELPGPRRLLAQLNVRRATERRRPQEILSVRQPFDPQRFNFGRVPRRELLFTLRRSGREPGAPNGREGEALLIINVSPLQYGHVLLLPEPERLLPQALTRASLLWALDLVFLSSDPAFRVGFNSLGAFASVNHLHLHGFYLQHRLEVEWAPTQPLGQAGAGARVHQLRDHFTQGLVLFSDGSDGAGAADTLLAVSDLLLRRSLAHNLLVTRGCQLGPRAPDADSRDGVRLILWPRTSCFGVKDESAFNVAVCELAGFLPVKTARDFEILTEESALQIIDRYLLPPEHFSQISAEIARLPLN, encoded by the coding sequence atggctgcgcccacCCAACACGGCCGCGGACCGGCGGACGGGGCCGCTGAACGCGGGCAGGGGCCGCAGGAAAGCCCGGGGCCCGAGCCAGCCTTCGTCTACACGGACCGCGACCTATTCCGGAGCGGCATCCGCTGGGACGGGCCGAGGCCGCGGTCGCGCCTGGACGCGGCGCTGCGCTCGGCCTGGGCCCGGCGCATGGAGGCCGGTTGCTTCCGGTACCGGCTGTGGGGGCCCGAGCTGCCGAGCCGGGAGCTGCCGGGACCCCGGCGCCTCCTGGCCCAGCTCAACGTCCGGCGGGCCACCGAGCGCCGCCGGCCTCAGGAGATCCTCAGCGTCCGGCAGCCCTTCGACCCGCAGCGGTTCAACTTCGGCCGAGTCCCGCGCCGGGAGCTCCTCTTCACCCTGCGCCGGAGCGGGCGGGAGCCCGGGGCCCCGAACGGGAGGGAAGGCGAGGCCCTGCTGATCATCAACGTCAGCCCTCTGCAGTACGGCCACGTCTTGCTGCTCCCCGAGCCCGAGCGCCTGCTGCCACAAGCCCTGACCCGGGCCTCGCTGCTCTGGGCCCTGGATCTGGTCTTCCTGAGCTCAGACCCCGCCTTCCGGGTGGGTTTCAACAGCCTGGGCGCCTTCGCCTCTGTCAACCACCTGCACCTGCATGGCTTCTACCTGCAGCACCGGCTGGAGGTGGAGTGGGCGCCCACCCAACCACTTGGCCAGGCCGGGGCCGGGGCCCGAGTCCACCAACTGCGCGACCACTTCACCCAGGGCCTGGTGCTCTTCTCGGATGGGTCGGACGGGGCGGGGGCGGCGGACACGCTGCTGGCTGTCAGCGACTTGCTGCTGCGCCGCTCCCTCGCCCACAACCTGCTGGTGACCCGCGGCTGCCAGCTGGGACCGCGAGCCCCGGATGCCGACTCGCGGGACGGGGTGCGCCTCATCCTGTGGCCGCGCACATCCTGCTTCGGAGTGAAGGACGAATCGGCCTTCAACGTCGCAGTTTGCGAACTGGCCGGGTTCCTGCCTGTCAAAACGGCCCGGGACTTCGAGATTCTGACGGAGGAGTCGGCGTTGCAGATCATCGACCGGTACCTGCTTCCCCCTGAACATTTCTCCCAAATCAGTGCAGAAATAGCGAGGCTGCCCCTGAACTGA